From the Geitlerinema sp. PCC 9228 genome, one window contains:
- a CDS encoding photosystem I reaction center subunit VIII: MSGEYAASWLPWIMIPIVGWLLPAVGMGLLFLYIERDQISEN, encoded by the coding sequence ATGAGTGGAGAATACGCAGCTTCCTGGTTGCCTTGGATTATGATTCCCATTGTGGGTTGGTTGCTTCCCGCTGTTGGTATGGGATTGCTATTTCTGTACATTGAAAGAGACCAAATTTCTGAAAACTAA